In the genome of Pelagibacterium nitratireducens, one region contains:
- a CDS encoding winged helix-turn-helix domain-containing protein, whose translation MLIHLVRNRDHMVTKDEIVAAVWQGEAVSDASVSSRIRSARKAVGDDGARQAVISTVHGRGFRFIPEVTTSSPGQAASQDSAHPTPDRSGGRPSIAVLPFQQLGMLPELAILGDAIPHEIIEALSRLRWLAVIARGSTFRFRQVAADLDLVSTALAARYVLSGVIESPGRSIAVTLELTDAISREIIWADRLASPLDEIDDLRGRIVAHLVSALEAHIPFNEARIARLSDPTGVDAWANYHIGLGHLYRFTATDNALAKLCFERAITADPQLGRAHAGLSFTSFLDAFLRLTPDPAQAARDARRHAERGLELDPLDPFANFTMGRTFWLSNEPEIAADWLARATSLNPNYAQGFYATAFTAMLTGNATVAFAALDTSLNLSPLDPLLYGIRGVRAQMLIQQEDYEAAAGWADRAATTPGAHYLIAMIALVANGLAERYEQAARWRQTTRSLKPDATSADYFAAFPTRETASRARIAAELRRHGF comes from the coding sequence TTGCTCATCCATCTCGTTCGAAACCGCGATCACATGGTCACCAAGGACGAAATCGTTGCCGCAGTGTGGCAGGGCGAGGCTGTGTCGGATGCCAGTGTTTCGAGCCGTATCCGCTCGGCCCGCAAGGCCGTCGGCGACGATGGCGCGCGACAGGCAGTAATCTCCACGGTCCATGGTCGAGGCTTCCGCTTCATCCCGGAGGTCACCACCTCGTCGCCCGGGCAAGCGGCTTCGCAGGACTCCGCCCACCCGACACCAGACCGTTCTGGCGGGCGCCCTTCGATCGCGGTTCTGCCCTTCCAACAGCTCGGCATGTTGCCGGAACTCGCCATTCTTGGCGACGCAATCCCGCACGAGATCATCGAAGCACTGTCGCGGTTGCGATGGCTTGCTGTGATCGCGCGGGGATCAACCTTCCGCTTCCGGCAGGTCGCCGCCGATCTTGATCTGGTGTCGACCGCACTTGCCGCGCGCTACGTCCTGTCCGGCGTGATCGAGAGCCCCGGCCGCAGCATCGCGGTGACCCTCGAACTGACCGACGCCATCTCGCGCGAGATCATCTGGGCAGACAGGCTCGCGTCTCCCCTTGATGAGATCGACGATCTGAGGGGACGGATCGTGGCGCACCTGGTATCGGCACTCGAGGCGCATATACCCTTCAACGAGGCGCGCATCGCGCGGCTGAGCGATCCAACCGGAGTGGACGCCTGGGCCAACTACCACATCGGCCTTGGCCATCTCTACAGGTTCACGGCAACAGACAATGCGCTTGCGAAGCTTTGCTTTGAGCGTGCGATCACGGCGGATCCTCAGCTTGGGCGCGCTCATGCGGGATTATCCTTCACCAGTTTTCTGGACGCGTTCCTGCGCCTGACGCCCGATCCGGCGCAAGCGGCGCGAGACGCACGTCGCCATGCCGAACGCGGACTCGAATTGGACCCTCTCGACCCGTTCGCGAATTTCACGATGGGGCGCACCTTCTGGCTGTCCAACGAGCCCGAGATCGCCGCAGACTGGCTGGCGAGGGCGACCTCGCTGAACCCGAATTACGCGCAGGGATTTTATGCCACAGCATTCACGGCAATGTTGACGGGCAATGCAACTGTCGCGTTCGCCGCCTTGGACACTTCGCTGAATCTGAGCCCGCTCGACCCGCTGCTATACGGTATTCGCGGCGTGCGGGCGCAGATGCTAATCCAGCAGGAAGACTATGAGGCCGCGGCCGGTTGGGCCGACCGTGCGGCGACCACGCCCGGAGCGCATTACCTGATCGCTATGATCGCGCTTGTCGCGAACGGGCTGGCCGAGCGTTATGAACAGGCGGCCCGGTGGCGACAAACGACCCGCAGTCTCAAGCCGGACGCCACATCAGCAGACTATTTCGCTGCCTTCCCGACACGCGAAACGGCCTCGCGCGCCCGTATTGCGGCGGAGCTGCGCCGACATGGCTTCTGA
- a CDS encoding pyridoxal phosphate-dependent decarboxylase family protein, which translates to MDVLRKPAFSEAEETLDPFDWSDVRKLSHRMVDDSIDYLRDVRERPAWRKMPFEVKETFERPLPRSPMPLDEVYRQVSDNLMPYPMGNIHPRFWSWYMGSSNFTGALADFLAAVQGSNLGGGNHAAALMDVQVVNWCKEMMGFPASASGTLVSGGSMANLLALTVARNFKAGVNIREDGIGAIERPLRFYASDQVHSCHRKAVEALGLGNKSLRRVPTDAELRIDIAALRAAISEDRAAGFNPACLIATAGTVNTGSIDDLEALADLAAEEALWLHVDGCIGALLAIAPANAYRVSGITRADSVALDPHKWLHAPFEVGCVLVRDASAHRGAFAVTQEYLESTPRGLASGNWLYEYGLQTTRGFRALKVWMALLEHGVEKFGRLIDQNIAQARYLTSLIEQEPLLELVAPTSINIVCFRYKHDGIDEVGRKALNLEIMLRLQEEGIAVLSDTTVHGEHCLRVAVNNHRTRHEDLDMLIQETLRLGALLMP; encoded by the coding sequence ATGGATGTGCTGCGCAAGCCTGCGTTCTCGGAAGCCGAAGAAACGCTAGACCCGTTCGACTGGAGCGATGTCCGGAAACTCTCGCATCGAATGGTCGACGATTCGATCGACTACCTCCGCGATGTCCGCGAGCGTCCGGCATGGCGGAAAATGCCGTTTGAGGTGAAGGAGACTTTCGAGCGGCCGCTCCCAAGGTCTCCCATGCCGCTCGACGAGGTCTATCGGCAGGTCAGCGACAACCTAATGCCCTATCCCATGGGCAACATACATCCGCGCTTCTGGTCCTGGTACATGGGGTCGAGCAATTTCACCGGGGCATTGGCGGACTTTCTTGCGGCCGTCCAGGGGTCGAACCTCGGCGGCGGCAATCATGCCGCCGCATTGATGGACGTTCAGGTCGTTAACTGGTGCAAGGAGATGATGGGATTTCCCGCCTCCGCCAGCGGAACGTTGGTGAGCGGCGGCTCGATGGCCAACCTGCTCGCTCTCACCGTCGCGCGCAACTTCAAGGCGGGAGTGAATATCCGCGAGGACGGCATCGGCGCGATCGAAAGGCCGCTACGCTTCTACGCCTCGGACCAGGTGCACAGCTGCCACCGCAAGGCGGTGGAGGCGCTGGGGCTGGGCAACAAGTCGCTTCGCCGTGTTCCCACGGATGCCGAACTGCGGATCGACATCGCCGCTCTTCGGGCCGCCATTTCGGAGGATCGGGCCGCCGGCTTTAACCCGGCCTGCCTGATTGCTACGGCCGGCACGGTCAACACCGGCTCCATTGACGATCTGGAAGCTTTGGCTGACCTGGCGGCGGAAGAGGCTCTCTGGCTTCACGTCGACGGCTGCATAGGAGCCCTACTGGCGATTGCGCCAGCGAATGCCTATCGCGTCTCAGGCATTACGCGCGCCGATTCCGTAGCTCTCGACCCGCACAAATGGCTGCACGCTCCATTCGAGGTCGGCTGCGTTCTGGTCCGCGACGCCTCCGCGCATCGCGGCGCCTTCGCCGTCACGCAGGAATATCTCGAATCGACGCCGCGCGGGCTCGCATCGGGCAATTGGCTGTATGAATACGGCCTGCAGACGACGCGCGGTTTCCGCGCGTTGAAGGTCTGGATGGCGCTCCTGGAGCATGGTGTCGAGAAGTTTGGCCGTCTGATCGACCAGAACATCGCGCAGGCGCGTTATCTCACCAGCCTGATCGAGCAGGAACCCCTGCTCGAGCTGGTCGCGCCGACCAGCATCAACATCGTCTGCTTCCGCTACAAACACGATGGCATTGACGAAGTCGGGCGCAAGGCCCTCAATCTCGAGATCATGCTGCGGCTGCAGGAAGAGGGTATCGCAGTGCTTTCGGACACGACCGTCCATGGCGAGCACTGCCTGCGGGTGGCGGTCAATAACCACCGAACCCGGCACGAAGATCTGGACATGCTCATCCAGGAGACGTTGCGGCTCGGCGCACTGCTCATGCCATGA
- a CDS encoding 3-oxoacyl-ACP reductase family protein produces the protein MTTSPSLAGKRAFVTGGSRGIGAAIVRRLAADGAQVAFSYSASADAARQVAAEIQATGGYARAIKADSGDIAAVRKAINDAAAQFGGLDILVNNAGIMVLGMVDDVSEADFDRMIAVNVRSSYFAIQQALAHMRQGGRIINIASNTVRRIGSPMASVYALTKSAIEGMTRGLAHDLGPRGITVNAVQPGPTATDMTPGSGPIAEHLQSMIPLGRLGQPPEIAAVVAFLASEAASFVTGSSITVDGGLTS, from the coding sequence ATGACAACTTCTCCAAGCCTTGCCGGCAAGCGCGCCTTCGTTACCGGCGGTTCACGCGGCATCGGCGCCGCGATTGTCCGCCGACTGGCGGCAGACGGCGCCCAGGTCGCCTTCAGCTATTCGGCCAGCGCAGACGCGGCCCGGCAGGTGGCGGCCGAAATTCAAGCAACCGGGGGCTATGCCAGGGCCATCAAGGCTGACAGTGGCGACATCGCTGCGGTCCGGAAAGCGATCAATGACGCTGCGGCGCAGTTTGGCGGCCTCGACATTCTCGTCAACAATGCCGGCATCATGGTGCTGGGCATGGTGGATGACGTCAGCGAGGCCGATTTCGACCGCATGATCGCCGTCAATGTGCGTTCCAGCTACTTTGCCATCCAGCAGGCCCTGGCCCATATGCGGCAAGGCGGCCGGATCATCAATATCGCCAGCAATACCGTGCGGCGGATCGGCAGCCCGATGGCCAGCGTCTATGCCCTGACCAAATCGGCCATCGAGGGCATGACCCGAGGTCTGGCCCATGATCTGGGCCCGCGCGGCATTACCGTCAATGCCGTGCAGCCCGGTCCCACCGCCACTGACATGACCCCGGGCAGCGGCCCGATTGCCGAGCATCTGCAATCGATGATTCCGCTGGGCCGTCTGGGCCAGCCGCCTGAAATCGCCGCGGTGGTCGCCTTCCTGGCCTCCGAGGCTGCCTCATTCGTCACCGGATCCAGCATCACTGTGGATGGCGGTCTGACCTCCTGA
- a CDS encoding PLP-dependent cysteine synthase family protein: MDAMTMRTTQGRGRLFASVLETVGDTPAIRVNNLAPAGVELYVKTEAFNPAGSVKDRLALNIIEEAERDGSLRPGQTVVEATSGNTGIGLAMVCAAKGYPLVVTMADSFSIERRKLMRMLGAKVVLTPRAQKGFGMYRKAVELAEANAWFLARQFETKANAAIHEATTAREIINDFAGSRLDWFVTGYGTGGTVAGVGRVLRRERPETQIVLAEPANAQLIGSGRLQERDPGGAPTSSHPAFEPHPIQGWTPDFIPHVLQQAIDASLYDNVTPIAGAEGIKWAKELAQKEGILTGISGGASFAVAHQIAEQAPAGSVILCMLPDTGERYMTTPLFDGIEADMDEGERALSLSTPGYQLAAA; this comes from the coding sequence ATGGACGCGATGACAATGCGCACAACACAGGGGCGTGGCAGGCTTTTCGCCAGCGTCCTCGAAACGGTTGGCGACACCCCCGCAATCCGGGTCAACAATCTGGCCCCGGCCGGTGTAGAACTCTACGTCAAGACGGAAGCTTTCAACCCGGCTGGATCGGTCAAGGATCGTCTGGCACTCAACATCATCGAGGAGGCAGAGCGCGACGGAAGCCTTAGGCCCGGTCAAACGGTGGTTGAGGCGACATCGGGCAATACCGGCATCGGTCTTGCGATGGTCTGCGCTGCGAAGGGCTATCCCCTGGTCGTGACCATGGCCGATAGCTTCTCGATAGAGCGGCGCAAGCTGATGCGCATGCTTGGCGCCAAGGTCGTCCTGACCCCGCGCGCGCAAAAGGGTTTCGGCATGTACAGGAAAGCCGTCGAACTGGCCGAAGCGAACGCCTGGTTCCTCGCGCGCCAGTTCGAGACCAAGGCCAATGCCGCCATTCATGAGGCAACGACCGCGCGCGAAATCATCAACGATTTTGCGGGATCGCGGCTCGACTGGTTCGTGACGGGCTACGGCACCGGCGGCACGGTGGCGGGCGTTGGCCGTGTGTTGCGCCGGGAAAGGCCCGAAACGCAGATCGTGCTCGCCGAACCGGCCAACGCGCAATTGATCGGCAGCGGTCGCTTGCAGGAGCGTGATCCCGGGGGCGCGCCGACCTCAAGCCATCCCGCCTTCGAACCCCATCCGATCCAGGGCTGGACGCCGGACTTCATTCCGCATGTGCTGCAACAGGCGATCGACGCCAGCCTCTACGACAACGTCACCCCTATCGCCGGCGCCGAAGGGATCAAATGGGCGAAAGAGCTTGCGCAGAAGGAAGGAATTCTGACCGGAATCTCCGGCGGCGCCAGCTTCGCCGTCGCCCATCAGATTGCGGAGCAGGCGCCAGCCGGATCCGTCATCCTGTGCATGCTGCCCGATACCGGCGAACGATACATGACGACGCCGCTCTTCGACGGGATCGAGGCCGACATGGACGAGGGCGAACGCGCCCTCTCGTTGTCGACCCCCGGATACCAGCTCGCTGCCGCATGA